Proteins encoded within one genomic window of Pigmentiphaga sp. H8:
- a CDS encoding TetR/AcrR family transcriptional regulator yields the protein MPTSASRPAPRRRQGRPPVVADARERILLEASKLFAQSGYESSSIGELAAAIGVSKPAIYHYFATKQDIYDAIILQALQGLTDAVVPAVNAQPDPLDKLRVFMTAHAAYLERNYWSFVAMLVGFSGMSPSYRDDASRLRDAYERLLRRILEQGAREGVFRPGQIVTSGRAVLSLLNWMARWFKPGHGSTAEQIALDYFELLSAGLCVRPAATS from the coding sequence ATGCCTACCTCTGCTTCCCGCCCCGCTCCCAGGCGCCGCCAGGGCCGCCCGCCCGTGGTGGCCGACGCGCGCGAGCGCATCCTGCTGGAAGCCTCGAAGCTGTTCGCGCAAAGCGGCTACGAAAGCAGCTCCATCGGCGAACTGGCCGCCGCCATCGGTGTTTCCAAGCCGGCCATCTATCACTACTTCGCCACCAAGCAGGACATCTACGACGCCATCATCCTGCAGGCGCTGCAAGGCCTGACCGATGCCGTCGTGCCGGCGGTGAACGCCCAGCCGGACCCGCTGGACAAGCTGCGCGTCTTCATGACGGCGCACGCGGCCTACCTGGAACGCAATTACTGGAGCTTCGTCGCCATGCTGGTGGGCTTCAGCGGCATGAGCCCCAGCTACCGCGACGACGCCTCGCGGCTGCGCGACGCCTACGAACGCCTGCTGCGCCGGATCCTGGAGCAGGGCGCGCGCGAAGGGGTATTCCGGCCGGGGCAGATCGTGACTTCGGGGCGCGCCGTGCTGTCCCTGCTCAACTGGATGGCGCGCTGGTTCAAGCCCGGCCATGGCAGCACGGCCGAACAGATCGCGCTCGACTATTTCGAACTTCTATCCGCCGGCCTGTGTGTCAGGCCGGCCGCCACTTCCTAA
- a CDS encoding acyl-CoA dehydrogenase family protein, which yields MSLDADTLKLLIEATRTFVVERLVPLEAEVAETGVIPPQVREEMQALGLFGLSIAPEYGGLGLNMEEEVLIAMELGRTSPAFRSLAGTNIGIGSQAIVLAGTTEQRNHYLPRLASGELIGSFALTEPDAGSDALSLRTSARRDGDHYVLNGTKRFITNAPIAGLYTVMARTGEGRGSGAISCFLVEAGTPGITLGKPDRKMGQAGSLTCDIVFDDCRVPASALLGGEEGNGFRTAMRVLDKGRLHISAVCVGMAERLIAESVRYATERQQFGQAIADFQLIQAMIADSQTEAYAARTMVLDAARKRDRGETTTLEASCCKLFSTEMVGRVADRAVQIHGGSGYIAEYAVERFYRDVRLFRLYEGTSQIQQLVIARETIKAYTA from the coding sequence ATGTCGTTGGATGCCGATACCTTGAAGTTGCTGATCGAGGCCACGCGCACGTTCGTGGTCGAGCGCCTGGTTCCGCTCGAGGCCGAAGTGGCCGAGACCGGCGTGATTCCTCCACAGGTGCGCGAGGAAATGCAGGCACTGGGCCTGTTCGGCCTGTCCATCGCGCCGGAGTACGGCGGGCTGGGCCTGAACATGGAAGAAGAAGTGCTGATCGCGATGGAGCTGGGCCGCACGTCGCCCGCCTTCCGTTCCCTGGCCGGCACCAACATCGGCATCGGCTCGCAGGCCATCGTGCTGGCGGGGACCACCGAGCAGCGCAACCACTACCTGCCGCGCCTGGCCAGCGGCGAACTGATCGGCTCGTTCGCGCTGACCGAACCGGACGCGGGGTCGGACGCCTTGTCGCTGCGGACCTCGGCGCGCCGCGACGGCGACCATTACGTCCTGAACGGCACCAAGCGTTTCATCACCAACGCCCCCATCGCCGGCCTGTACACCGTCATGGCCCGCACGGGCGAAGGGCGCGGGTCGGGCGCGATCTCGTGCTTCCTGGTCGAGGCCGGCACGCCCGGCATCACGCTGGGCAAACCGGACCGCAAGATGGGCCAGGCCGGCTCGCTGACCTGCGACATCGTGTTCGACGATTGCCGCGTGCCCGCCAGCGCCTTGCTGGGCGGGGAAGAGGGCAACGGCTTTCGCACCGCCATGCGCGTGCTGGACAAGGGCCGCCTGCACATCTCTGCCGTCTGCGTCGGCATGGCCGAACGGCTGATCGCCGAATCCGTGCGCTACGCCACCGAACGCCAGCAGTTCGGCCAGGCCATCGCCGACTTCCAGTTGATCCAGGCCATGATCGCCGACAGCCAGACCGAAGCCTACGCCGCCCGCACCATGGTGCTGGACGCGGCCCGCAAGCGCGACCGGGGCGAAACGACGACGCTGGAAGCCTCCTGCTGCAAGCTGTTCTCCACCGAAATGGTCGGGCGGGTGGCCGACCGCGCCGTGCAGATCCACGGCGGATCGGGCTACATTGCCGAATACGCGGTCGAACGCTTCTATCGCGACGTCCGCCTGTTCCGCCTGTACGAGGGAACCTCGCAAATACAGCAACTCGTCATCGCGCGCGAAACCATCAAGGCATACACGGCCTGA
- a CDS encoding 3-hydroxyacyl-CoA dehydrogenase: MARINSVGIVGAGAMGRGIAQIAAQAGLRVYLYDTAQAALASARDSLRDTWDKLVQKGKLEAPRAEAAFQALTLCEDLAQLRDCDLVVEAIVERLDAKQGLFRQLEDIVGEACILASNTSSLSITAIAAACRLPARVAGYHFFNPVPLMKVVEVIDGLRSDPEVGDALAELARRMGHTPVRAKDMPGFIVNHAGRGLNTEGLRVLQEGVADCAQVDAIMTGQAGFRMGPFELMDLTGLDVSHPVMESIYRQFFDEPRFRPSPLTTVRLAGGLLGRKTGQGFYAYADGKKQVAPEAPPPSVAPMPEVWVSPARPEGWAVVVELLERLGARVQQGDRPGDDALIVVTPLGEDATTAACDQGLDARRTVAVDVLHGLPEGRRRTLMATPLTGQAWRDAALARFSSDGAPVTLVQDSPGFVAQRIVATIVNIACEIAQQGIATPEDIDRAVTLGLGYPKGPLAMGDALGAARIVEILRNIVRVTGDMRYRPSLWLQRRAQLGMSLLDR, encoded by the coding sequence ATGGCACGGATCAATAGCGTGGGGATAGTCGGCGCGGGCGCCATGGGCAGGGGCATCGCGCAGATCGCGGCCCAGGCCGGGCTGCGCGTCTACCTGTACGACACCGCCCAGGCGGCGCTCGCGTCGGCGCGCGACAGCCTGCGCGACACCTGGGACAAGCTGGTGCAGAAGGGCAAGCTGGAAGCGCCCCGGGCCGAGGCGGCGTTCCAGGCGCTCACCCTGTGCGAGGACCTGGCGCAATTGCGCGACTGCGATCTCGTGGTCGAGGCCATCGTCGAACGGCTGGACGCCAAGCAGGGGCTGTTCCGGCAACTGGAAGATATCGTCGGCGAGGCCTGCATCCTGGCCTCGAACACCTCGTCCCTGTCCATCACCGCGATCGCCGCGGCGTGCCGGCTGCCCGCGCGCGTGGCGGGCTACCATTTCTTCAACCCCGTTCCGCTGATGAAGGTGGTGGAGGTCATCGACGGCCTGCGCAGCGACCCGGAGGTGGGCGACGCGCTGGCCGAACTGGCCCGCCGCATGGGCCATACGCCCGTGCGCGCCAAGGACATGCCCGGCTTCATCGTCAACCACGCCGGCCGGGGCCTGAACACCGAAGGGCTGCGGGTACTGCAGGAAGGCGTGGCCGATTGCGCCCAGGTCGATGCCATCATGACCGGCCAGGCCGGATTCCGCATGGGGCCGTTCGAACTGATGGACCTGACCGGCCTGGACGTCTCGCATCCTGTCATGGAGTCCATCTACCGCCAGTTCTTCGACGAGCCGCGTTTCCGCCCTTCGCCGCTGACCACCGTGCGCCTGGCAGGCGGACTCCTGGGCCGCAAGACGGGCCAGGGCTTCTACGCCTATGCCGACGGCAAGAAGCAGGTCGCGCCCGAGGCGCCGCCGCCTTCGGTCGCGCCTATGCCCGAGGTCTGGGTGTCGCCGGCGCGCCCCGAGGGCTGGGCGGTGGTGGTCGAACTGCTGGAGCGCCTGGGCGCGCGGGTGCAGCAGGGCGACCGCCCCGGCGATGATGCCCTGATCGTGGTCACGCCACTGGGCGAGGATGCCACCACGGCGGCCTGCGACCAGGGCCTGGATGCCCGCCGCACGGTGGCCGTGGACGTCCTGCACGGCCTGCCGGAAGGGCGCCGCCGCACGCTCATGGCCACGCCGCTGACCGGGCAGGCGTGGCGGGACGCCGCCCTGGCCCGCTTTTCCTCCGACGGCGCGCCGGTGACGCTGGTCCAGGATTCGCCGGGTTTCGTTGCCCAGCGCATCGTCGCCACCATCGTCAACATCGCCTGCGAGATCGCCCAGCAGGGTATCGCCACGCCCGAGGACATCGACCGCGCCGTCACGCTGGGCCTGGGCTATCCCAAGGGGCCGCTGGCCATGGGCGACGCGCTGGGCGCCGCCCGTATCGTCGAGATCCTGCGCAACATCGTGCGCGTGACCGGAGACATGCGTTACCGGCCCAGCCTGTGGCTGCAACGCCGGGCCCAACTGGGGATGTCGCTGCTCGACCGCTAG
- the nadC gene encoding carboxylating nicotinate-nucleotide diphosphorylase has product MSINNLSAHAGGAQEAWDIAPLPSVMIEPLVRATLLEDLGRAGDVTTNAIVPAGHRGRTAMVARQPGVVAGMDVARVAFGLIDPDIRVDVRKPDGSRIRPGDVIAVVEGNSRAMLTAERTALNFLCHMSGIASATASVVDAIGDARSRVVCTRKTMPGMRIVQKYAVRVGGGSNHRFGLDDAVLIKDNHVAIAGSVAEAVRRARAGVGHLVKIELEVDTLEQLDEALELRVDAILLDNMSVETMTEAVRRVDGRAVTEASGRITPQTAPAVARTGVDLISIGWLTHSVGVLDIGLDHTPA; this is encoded by the coding sequence ATGAGCATAAATAATCTCAGCGCCCATGCCGGGGGTGCCCAGGAGGCCTGGGACATCGCGCCGCTGCCCTCGGTCATGATCGAGCCCCTGGTTCGCGCCACCCTGTTGGAAGACCTGGGCCGCGCGGGCGACGTGACCACCAACGCCATCGTGCCCGCAGGCCATCGCGGCCGCACCGCCATGGTGGCGCGCCAGCCCGGCGTGGTCGCCGGCATGGACGTGGCGCGCGTGGCGTTCGGCCTGATCGATCCGGACATCCGCGTCGATGTGCGCAAGCCCGACGGCAGCCGCATCCGGCCGGGAGACGTCATCGCGGTGGTGGAGGGCAATTCGCGCGCCATGCTGACGGCCGAACGCACCGCGCTCAATTTCCTGTGCCATATGAGCGGCATCGCGTCGGCGACGGCCTCCGTGGTCGATGCCATCGGCGATGCGCGGTCGCGCGTGGTATGCACCCGCAAGACCATGCCGGGGATGCGCATCGTGCAGAAATACGCGGTCCGGGTGGGCGGCGGCTCCAACCACCGCTTCGGCCTGGACGACGCGGTGCTGATCAAGGACAACCACGTGGCGATCGCCGGCAGCGTCGCCGAAGCGGTTCGGCGCGCGCGTGCCGGCGTGGGGCACCTGGTGAAGATAGAGCTGGAGGTCGATACGCTGGAGCAACTGGACGAGGCGCTGGAGCTGAGGGTGGACGCCATCCTGCTGGACAACATGAGCGTCGAGACGATGACCGAGGCGGTGCGCCGCGTGGACGGCCGCGCGGTGACCGAGGCCTCGGGGCGCATCACGCCCCAGACCGCTCCGGCCGTGGCCCGTACCGGCGTGGACCTGATCTCCATCGGTTGGCTGACGCACAGCGTGGGCGTGCTGGACATCGGGCTCGATCACACGCCGGCATAG
- a CDS encoding toxin-antitoxin system YwqK family antitoxin → MKVSPRHLTACAAALAIALLATTSHAERNTSLAGQTVVQPVDDGQHTKEYARNGQLIYESIERQRTRGGKTVTEAIEREWSENGKPLRDQTFVGGNEIKGTAWYLNGQVKETRVDQSVREPGGLPGKYVERFSDQGKLLSAGVFQGQFRPVGTHKEYDAAGQLKREVTYDARGGRLSERSYDASGAVIRSERFLPDGSRIRD, encoded by the coding sequence ATGAAGGTTTCACCGCGGCACCTGACGGCCTGCGCGGCAGCGCTTGCCATCGCGCTCCTTGCCACCACGTCCCACGCCGAACGCAACACCTCGCTGGCCGGCCAGACCGTGGTCCAGCCCGTGGACGACGGCCAACATACCAAGGAATACGCCCGCAACGGCCAGTTGATCTACGAATCCATCGAGCGCCAGCGAACTCGCGGCGGCAAGACGGTCACGGAAGCCATCGAACGGGAATGGAGCGAAAACGGCAAGCCTTTGCGCGACCAGACCTTCGTGGGGGGCAATGAAATCAAGGGAACGGCCTGGTACCTGAACGGCCAAGTCAAGGAAACCCGCGTGGATCAATCCGTGCGCGAACCCGGGGGACTGCCTGGCAAGTACGTGGAACGGTTTTCCGACCAGGGCAAGCTGCTATCTGCGGGGGTTTTCCAGGGACAGTTCCGCCCGGTGGGCACACACAAGGAATATGACGCAGCGGGCCAGCTCAAGCGGGAAGTGACGTATGACGCGCGCGGCGGCCGATTATCCGAACGCAGCTACGATGCGTCCGGCGCCGTCATACGAAGCGAACGTTTTCTACCCGACGGTTCCCGCATCCGCGATTAA
- a CDS encoding ABC transporter substrate-binding protein: MQRFPLSPYASTLQPARRRLLKTMAVLPAAAWLPGCGGDGDPAPAASEPTAFTYEIGVRTVPGTALINATIQDLGLWDKHGIKPVDPVPIDDRREWTPEAENNCDVRLYGMGATINYLSKGVQFTIIGDLGTRAEWHMWTLADKPIALTELRGKRFAVTQMAGTDRFYVDLFLKSLEVSPDDIVYVPTGGVGTNYTALREDKADIWVTTEHTGILTDRDNLLHSMAKISDYVGTDWDPYVVLAKRSTLKEKPGLVREAATAIFEAVQHIDKAPRQENLDRLMKLFKVDQAMAERLFATVSLNPSGKIKLSTIEKMRNHYIENGLITPESAPLSAIYDASILGTR, from the coding sequence ATGCAGCGTTTTCCGCTTTCCCCTTACGCCTCCACCCTGCAACCGGCACGCCGGCGCCTGCTCAAGACCATGGCCGTGCTTCCGGCCGCCGCCTGGCTACCCGGCTGTGGCGGCGACGGCGACCCCGCTCCGGCCGCCAGCGAGCCCACTGCCTTCACCTATGAGATAGGCGTGCGGACCGTTCCCGGCACCGCATTGATCAACGCGACGATCCAGGACCTGGGGCTTTGGGACAAGCACGGCATCAAGCCCGTCGACCCCGTCCCCATCGATGATCGCCGCGAATGGACGCCCGAGGCGGAAAACAACTGCGACGTCCGCCTGTATGGCATGGGCGCGACCATCAACTACTTGAGCAAAGGCGTCCAGTTCACCATCATCGGCGACCTCGGCACCCGGGCCGAATGGCATATGTGGACGCTGGCGGACAAGCCCATCGCGTTGACCGAACTCCGGGGCAAGCGCTTCGCCGTCACCCAGATGGCGGGCACCGACCGCTTCTATGTCGATCTCTTCCTGAAGTCGCTCGAGGTCAGCCCGGACGACATCGTCTATGTGCCCACCGGCGGCGTGGGCACCAACTACACGGCGCTCAGGGAAGACAAGGCCGACATCTGGGTCACGACCGAACATACGGGCATCCTGACCGACCGGGACAACCTGCTGCACAGCATGGCCAAGATCTCCGACTACGTGGGCACGGACTGGGACCCCTACGTGGTTCTGGCCAAGCGCAGCACGCTGAAAGAGAAACCCGGGCTCGTCCGGGAAGCCGCCACGGCCATCTTCGAGGCCGTCCAGCACATCGACAAGGCACCGCGCCAGGAAAACCTCGACCGCCTGATGAAGCTGTTCAAGGTGGACCAGGCCATGGCCGAAAGGCTGTTCGCCACCGTATCGCTGAATCCCTCGGGCAAGATCAAGCTGTCGACCATAGAGAAAATGCGCAACCACTATATCGAGAACGGCCTGATCACGCCCGAGTCAGCCCCGCTGTCGGCGATCTACGACGCGTCCATCCTCGGCACGCGGTAA
- a CDS encoding ABC transporter substrate-binding protein, translated as MDFPFLPTRRRLLATAALLPTAAWLPARAAQTGLTEFTFTMGVNTVPGTALIDATAQDLDLWRKHGLKPVVPPPLGGGDRRTWSPEEENHSDVRLYGMGATINYLSKGVDFVIVADLGTRAEWHMWSLADRPVDARQLKGKRFAVTQLSGTDRLYVDLFLKSLGVSQDDVTLVPTGGVPQNYQALRNGQADIWVTTEHAAILIDREHRLRSVAKISDFVGKDWDPYVIVAKRRTLAERPALVKEAVATVLEAVRHIDRAPRQENVTRLMQRFKVDEAVAGKLLSTVSLNPAGKIKLSTIEKMRNHYVDTGVIKRNALPLDAIFDASVVGTVA; from the coding sequence ATGGACTTCCCCTTCTTACCCACCCGCCGCCGGCTGCTGGCCACGGCCGCGCTGCTGCCCACCGCGGCCTGGCTGCCCGCCCGGGCCGCCCAGACGGGCCTGACCGAATTCACCTTCACCATGGGCGTGAATACCGTACCGGGCACGGCCCTGATCGATGCCACCGCCCAGGACCTCGACCTGTGGCGCAAGCACGGCCTGAAGCCCGTCGTGCCGCCTCCGCTGGGCGGCGGCGATCGGCGGACCTGGAGCCCCGAGGAAGAAAACCATTCCGACGTGCGGCTATATGGCATGGGCGCGACCATCAACTACCTCAGCAAGGGGGTGGACTTCGTCATCGTCGCGGATCTCGGGACGCGTGCCGAATGGCACATGTGGTCCCTGGCCGACCGTCCCGTCGACGCCCGGCAGCTCAAGGGCAAGCGCTTCGCGGTCACGCAGTTGTCGGGCACGGACCGGCTGTACGTCGACCTGTTCCTGAAGTCGCTGGGCGTCAGCCAGGACGACGTCACCCTGGTCCCCACCGGCGGCGTACCGCAGAACTACCAGGCGCTGCGCAACGGCCAGGCCGACATCTGGGTAACCACCGAACACGCCGCCATCCTGATCGACCGCGAGCACCGCCTGCGCAGCGTCGCCAAGATCTCCGACTTCGTCGGCAAGGACTGGGATCCCTACGTCATCGTCGCCAAGCGGCGCACGTTGGCTGAACGGCCGGCGCTGGTGAAGGAAGCCGTCGCCACCGTCCTGGAAGCCGTCCGGCACATCGACCGGGCACCGCGCCAGGAAAACGTCACCCGCCTGATGCAGCGCTTCAAGGTCGACGAGGCCGTCGCCGGCAAGCTGCTGTCCACGGTGTCGCTGAATCCGGCCGGCAAGATCAAGTTGTCGACGATAGAAAAGATGCGCAACCACTACGTGGACACCGGCGTGATCAAACGCAATGCCCTGCCGCTGGACGCGATCTTCGATGCGTCGGTCGTCGGTACGGTTGCCTGA
- a CDS encoding ABC transporter substrate-binding protein has product MLRTSLASGFLGLSILLAAPAHAADPLRIGEINSYKAQPAFLEPYRKAMLLALEEVNAAGGVNGRPLELLIRDDNGVPGDAVRAAEELVSRERVAMLAGGFLSNIGLALGDYARQRKVPFLASEPLTDKITWANGNRYTFRLRPSTWMQVSMLVPEAAKLGKKRWAIVYPNYEYGQSAVQTFKTLLQAAQPGVEFVTEQATPLGKLDAGPVVQALEASKPDAIFNVLFATDLTKFVREGATRGLFKGREVVSLLSGEPEYLEPLKDEAPEGWIVTGYPWYAIKTPEHQRFLDAYRKKYGEPPRQGSVVGYVTIHAAAEALRRAGGTNPEKIVDAFRNMPLSSPWGPIVFRAQDNQSTLGAFVGRTALQGAGAQRTGVMVDFRYADGARYQPTDAEVAKLRPAR; this is encoded by the coding sequence ATGCTTCGCACATCGCTTGCTTCCGGTTTCCTCGGTTTGTCGATCCTGCTGGCCGCGCCCGCGCACGCCGCCGACCCGCTGCGCATCGGCGAGATCAACAGCTACAAGGCGCAGCCCGCCTTCCTCGAACCCTACCGCAAGGCCATGCTGCTGGCCCTGGAGGAAGTCAACGCCGCCGGCGGCGTGAACGGGCGCCCGCTGGAGCTGTTGATCCGGGACGACAACGGCGTGCCGGGCGACGCGGTGCGCGCGGCCGAGGAACTGGTCTCGCGCGAACGCGTGGCGATGCTGGCCGGCGGCTTCCTGTCCAACATCGGCCTGGCGCTGGGCGACTATGCCCGGCAGCGCAAGGTGCCGTTCCTGGCCAGCGAGCCGCTGACCGACAAGATCACCTGGGCCAACGGCAACCGCTATACCTTCCGCCTGCGGCCGTCGACCTGGATGCAGGTGTCGATGCTGGTGCCCGAGGCGGCCAAGCTGGGCAAGAAGCGCTGGGCCATCGTCTATCCGAACTACGAGTACGGGCAGTCGGCGGTGCAGACCTTCAAGACGCTGCTCCAGGCCGCGCAGCCCGGTGTCGAGTTCGTGACCGAGCAGGCCACGCCGCTCGGCAAGCTCGACGCGGGACCCGTCGTGCAGGCGCTGGAAGCCAGCAAGCCGGACGCGATCTTCAACGTGCTGTTCGCCACCGACCTGACCAAGTTCGTGCGCGAAGGCGCCACGCGCGGCCTGTTCAAGGGCCGTGAAGTGGTCAGCCTGCTGTCGGGCGAACCCGAGTACCTGGAGCCGCTGAAGGACGAGGCGCCCGAGGGCTGGATCGTGACGGGCTATCCCTGGTATGCGATCAAGACGCCCGAGCACCAGCGCTTCCTGGATGCCTATCGGAAGAAGTACGGCGAGCCGCCGCGCCAGGGTTCGGTGGTGGGCTACGTGACCATCCATGCCGCGGCCGAAGCGCTGCGGCGCGCCGGCGGCACCAATCCCGAGAAGATCGTCGACGCATTCCGCAACATGCCGCTGTCCTCGCCGTGGGGACCCATCGTGTTCCGCGCGCAGGACAACCAGTCGACGCTGGGCGCCTTCGTTGGGCGGACCGCGCTGCAGGGCGCCGGGGCGCAGCGTACGGGCGTCATGGTGGACTTCCGCTATGCCGACGGCGCCAGGTACCAGCCCACCGATGCCGAGGTGGCGAAGTTGCGGCCGGCGCGCTGA
- a CDS encoding ABC transporter permease, with translation MLAQLLNGLASASSLFLLSLGLTLIFGVSRVVNFAHGSLAMLGLYLGVTLAQALIPLWGALGFWGAVAGAALAVAVVGALIERGVLRRLYGSPELFQLVATFALVLIIRDATLAAWGADDRLGPKAPGLTGVLAPGTLNLPSYDFVLMAIGLLVLAGVQWIMASTRWGLQLRAATEDREMALAVGVDERRLFTQVFALGAGLAGLAGALQMPREPASLAYDLQVVAEAFVVTVVGGMGSVVGAFVAAMMIGVVKAACVALGTVSIGGLELVLPKLTLVIEFLLMAIVLAFRPWGLFGRPVAPPRAARAELNPLPPPTRRGGLLLAAGVAALALLPWLAGDMAYVLVLAVDVLIAGLFAASLYVLMGPGGVHSFGHAAFLGLGAYGGALAAPLVAAVLPGLADSGPGGIASILLCLAAGMLLALAGAAVFGFVVLRAAGVYAAMLTLAFAQITWSIAFQWDAVTGGSNGLFGFWPQGWLATREGFYWFVLGVACAGGLLLRHLMHAPFGLTLRMVRDAPLRAESLGLPVFAVRWTAFMLAGALAGAAGVLTVFAKGSVAPDLLAIPRSVDALVMVLLGGLQSLAGPWLGALAYTVGQDFLARATEYWRAAVGLAMLAVILLAPGGLTGVRRLGGLATWGRASEGRAPR, from the coding sequence GTGCTGGCGCAACTGCTGAACGGGCTGGCCAGCGCCAGCAGCCTGTTCCTGCTGTCGCTGGGGTTGACGCTGATCTTCGGCGTGTCGCGCGTGGTCAATTTCGCGCACGGCTCGCTGGCCATGCTGGGGCTGTATCTGGGCGTCACCCTGGCCCAGGCACTGATCCCGCTGTGGGGCGCCCTGGGGTTCTGGGGCGCGGTGGCGGGCGCGGCGCTGGCGGTGGCCGTGGTGGGCGCGCTGATCGAGCGCGGCGTGCTGCGCCGGCTCTACGGCAGTCCCGAACTCTTCCAACTGGTCGCCACCTTCGCGCTGGTGCTGATCATCCGCGATGCGACGCTGGCCGCCTGGGGCGCCGACGACCGGCTCGGGCCCAAGGCGCCGGGGCTGACGGGCGTACTGGCTCCCGGCACGCTGAACCTGCCGTCGTATGACTTCGTGCTGATGGCGATCGGCCTGCTGGTGCTGGCCGGCGTGCAATGGATCATGGCGTCCACGCGCTGGGGCCTGCAATTGCGCGCCGCCACCGAGGACCGCGAGATGGCGCTGGCCGTGGGCGTGGACGAGCGGCGGCTGTTCACACAGGTTTTCGCGCTGGGCGCCGGCCTGGCGGGGCTGGCGGGGGCGTTGCAGATGCCGCGCGAGCCGGCGTCGCTGGCCTACGATCTGCAGGTCGTGGCCGAGGCCTTCGTGGTGACGGTGGTGGGCGGCATGGGCAGCGTGGTCGGCGCCTTCGTGGCCGCGATGATGATAGGCGTGGTCAAGGCGGCCTGCGTGGCGCTGGGGACGGTGTCGATAGGCGGCCTGGAACTGGTGCTGCCCAAGCTGACGCTGGTGATCGAATTCCTGCTGATGGCCATCGTGCTGGCCTTCCGGCCCTGGGGGCTGTTCGGACGGCCGGTGGCGCCGCCGCGCGCGGCGCGCGCCGAGCTCAATCCGCTGCCGCCGCCCACGCGCCGCGGCGGCCTGTTGCTGGCCGCGGGCGTGGCGGCGCTGGCGCTGTTGCCCTGGCTGGCCGGCGACATGGCTTATGTGCTGGTCCTGGCCGTGGATGTCCTGATCGCCGGTCTTTTCGCCGCCAGCCTGTATGTCCTGATGGGGCCGGGCGGCGTCCATTCGTTCGGCCATGCGGCCTTCCTGGGCCTGGGGGCCTATGGCGGGGCGCTGGCCGCGCCGCTGGTGGCGGCCGTGCTGCCGGGGCTGGCCGACTCGGGGCCAGGCGGCATCGCCAGCATCCTGCTGTGCCTGGCGGCGGGCATGCTGCTGGCGCTGGCCGGCGCGGCGGTGTTCGGTTTCGTCGTGCTCAGGGCGGCCGGGGTCTACGCGGCCATGCTGACCCTGGCTTTCGCCCAGATCACCTGGTCCATCGCCTTCCAGTGGGATGCCGTGACGGGAGGCAGCAACGGCCTGTTCGGTTTCTGGCCCCAGGGGTGGCTGGCCACGCGCGAAGGGTTTTACTGGTTCGTCCTGGGCGTGGCATGCGCCGGCGGCCTGCTGCTGCGGCACCTGATGCACGCGCCTTTCGGGCTGACGCTGCGCATGGTGCGCGATGCGCCGCTGCGCGCCGAGAGCCTGGGCCTGCCGGTATTCGCGGTGCGCTGGACGGCTTTCATGCTGGCGGGGGCGCTGGCGGGCGCCGCAGGTGTCCTGACGGTGTTCGCCAAGGGCTCGGTCGCGCCCGACCTGCTGGCCATTCCCCGGTCGGTCGACGCGCTCGTCATGGTCCTGCTGGGCGGCCTGCAATCGCTGGCCGGCCCCTGGCTGGGCGCCCTGGCCTATACGGTGGGGCAGGATTTCCTGGCGCGCGCGACCGAATACTGGCGCGCCGCCGTCGGGTTGGCCATGCTGGCGGTGATCCTGCTGGCGCCGGGAGGGCTGACCGGCGTCAGGCGGCTGGGAGGCCTGGCCACGTGGGGGCGGGCGAGCGAAGGGAGGGCGCCGCGATGA